In Oscillatoria acuminata PCC 6304, a single window of DNA contains:
- a CDS encoding PAS domain S-box protein, translated as MAKILIVDDDVTVQLVLQDLLESDGHRITVASDGTEGLRLARELEPDLIVCDWMMPGLDGLEVCQKIKADSELAPMFFILLTAREEVGDRIKGLNTGADDFLSKPIETEEFLARVRAALRLHGLTQELSQANQQLEALVEVQRRLLAFKGDTTPDNSPSYPYTEILKPLGQAAHASRVYLCQNPPLSMGNSTPTGPSPLLVAQWNCEELKIQPGSDSNPQPAQCLSLKAPILIERWVSLLARGEVIADVVSNFPDSERELLEQSGIQSLLILPLIVHGEFFGFIRFDNCTEPRVWSESEVSILQAAAAAVSLHKERALAEVALRSSEARYRAIVEDQTELICRFAPDGTLTFVNDAYCRYFGVSRKELMDGSVVSLIPDIDRNPVAMPVVTRERRIMLTNGEVRWQQWTDRAIFDAQGVLSEFQAVGRDITEQKLAEAAVQASEERFRQLAENIEEVFWISDPNYSQILYVSPAYEEIWGLERQELYEKPTARLDAIHPDDRQAVLTGLMPLDRLDREYRIIRPDGSIRWIRDRGFPIRDEEGKIYRIAGISEDITEIKRAEEQLRHALAKEREIMEFRTRFVSMVSHEFRTPMTTILSSADLLEYYLEEWPNDKLDKKFQALHRIQSATVNMTQLLEDVLFIGRAEMSQLPFNPQSLDLVPFCKGIVEEFQFSSTKNYTINFVENYSEEFLSRKSRKPCFDEKLLRYILNNLLSNAIKYSPEGGEVYFELTCTDTDVTFMIKDSGIGIPSEEIPRLFQTFHRCGNVGNIPGTGLGLAMVKRSTDLHGGEISVKSEVGFGTAFTVRLPLYSRQREEDSSSQQVG; from the coding sequence ATGGCTAAAATCCTAATTGTTGATGATGACGTAACCGTGCAGCTCGTCCTCCAGGACTTACTCGAAAGCGACGGACATCGCATCACCGTGGCTTCTGATGGGACTGAGGGCTTGCGTCTGGCCAGAGAACTCGAACCGGACTTGATCGTTTGCGATTGGATGATGCCCGGACTAGATGGATTAGAAGTCTGTCAGAAAATCAAGGCTGACTCTGAACTTGCACCGATGTTTTTTATCCTGCTCACCGCTAGAGAAGAAGTGGGCGATCGCATCAAGGGACTCAACACCGGAGCCGATGATTTTCTCTCCAAACCCATCGAAACCGAAGAATTTCTAGCCCGGGTGCGTGCCGCCTTACGACTGCATGGCTTAACCCAGGAACTCAGCCAAGCCAATCAGCAGTTAGAAGCCTTAGTCGAAGTGCAGCGCCGACTCCTTGCCTTTAAAGGAGACACCACCCCGGATAATAGTCCCAGCTACCCCTACACGGAAATTCTCAAACCCTTGGGACAAGCGGCTCATGCCAGTCGAGTCTACCTCTGCCAAAATCCACCCTTGTCTATGGGGAATTCCACGCCAACCGGCCCTTCCCCGCTTTTGGTGGCCCAGTGGAATTGCGAAGAGTTAAAAATTCAACCCGGGTCCGACAGCAATCCCCAACCGGCTCAATGTTTATCTTTAAAAGCACCCATCCTAATTGAGCGGTGGGTATCTCTGTTAGCGCGAGGAGAAGTCATTGCCGATGTTGTGAGTAACTTTCCCGATTCCGAACGGGAACTGTTAGAACAATCCGGGATTCAATCCCTGCTAATTTTGCCCCTGATTGTGCATGGGGAATTCTTTGGATTTATTCGCTTTGACAACTGCACCGAACCTCGGGTCTGGTCCGAGTCAGAAGTCTCTATCCTCCAAGCTGCGGCTGCTGCCGTCTCTCTTCATAAAGAGCGGGCCTTAGCAGAAGTGGCCCTGCGCTCTTCAGAAGCGCGATATCGTGCCATTGTCGAAGATCAAACCGAACTGATTTGTCGGTTTGCACCCGATGGCACCCTGACCTTTGTCAATGATGCTTACTGTCGCTATTTCGGCGTGAGTCGCAAAGAACTGATGGATGGATCGGTGGTCTCTTTGATACCGGATATCGATCGCAATCCCGTCGCCATGCCCGTTGTCACCCGGGAACGCCGGATCATGCTGACCAATGGAGAAGTGCGCTGGCAACAGTGGACCGATCGCGCCATTTTCGACGCCCAGGGGGTGTTGAGTGAGTTTCAAGCTGTTGGACGAGATATCACCGAACAAAAGTTAGCAGAGGCAGCGGTCCAAGCCAGCGAGGAACGGTTCCGCCAATTAGCCGAAAATATCGAAGAGGTCTTTTGGATCAGCGATCCAAACTATAGCCAAATCCTGTACGTTTCCCCTGCCTATGAGGAAATTTGGGGATTAGAACGCCAGGAATTGTATGAGAAACCCACCGCCCGTTTAGATGCGATTCATCCCGACGATCGCCAAGCGGTCCTTACTGGATTGATGCCTTTAGATCGCCTCGATCGCGAATATCGGATCATTCGACCCGATGGTTCCATTCGCTGGATTCGCGATCGGGGCTTTCCCATCCGTGACGAAGAAGGTAAAATCTACCGCATTGCCGGAATTTCTGAAGATATCACCGAAATCAAACGCGCTGAGGAGCAACTGCGTCATGCCTTGGCGAAAGAACGAGAAATCATGGAATTTAGAACCCGGTTTGTGTCAATGGTTTCTCACGAATTCCGCACCCCCATGACCACTATTCTTTCTTCGGCGGATTTACTCGAATATTATTTAGAGGAATGGCCCAATGACAAACTGGATAAAAAGTTCCAAGCCCTCCATCGCATCCAATCAGCTACGGTGAACATGACCCAACTCCTGGAAGATGTCCTGTTCATCGGACGGGCCGAAATGAGCCAACTTCCGTTTAACCCCCAATCCCTGGACCTAGTGCCCTTTTGTAAAGGAATTGTGGAAGAGTTCCAATTTTCATCCACCAAAAATTACACGATTAATTTTGTTGAAAATTACTCCGAAGAATTTTTGAGTAGAAAATCCCGCAAGCCTTGTTTTGATGAAAAATTATTACGCTATATTTTAAACAATCTGCTTTCTAATGCCATTAAATATTCCCCCGAAGGCGGAGAAGTGTATTTTGAATTAACCTGTACCGATACCGATGTTACCTTTATGATTAAAGACTCAGGAATTGGGATTCCCTCCGAGGAAATACCCCGCCTCTTCCAAACCTTCCACCGTTGCGGAAATGTCGGGAATATTCCCGGTACAGGATTGGGATTGGCAATGGTCAAACGCAGTACCGACTTACATGGCGGAGAAATTTCCGTCAAAAGTGAGGTGGGATTCGGGACCGCATTTACCGTTAGGCTTCCTTTGTATAGCCGACAGCGAGAAGAGGATTCAAGTTCACAGCAAGTGGGATAA
- a CDS encoding prolyl oligopeptidase family serine peptidase, producing the protein MSYFDGTLSYPKTRKGDLVDDYHGIQISDPYRWLEDPDAEETRAWVEAQNTVTFAYLNEIPQRDRLKHRLTELWDYEKYGIPFKKGSRYFYFKNDGLQNQSVLYVLNHLDDQPRVLLDPNKLSEDGTIALAGIAISENAQFMAYGLSSSGSDWQEWKVRDIETGEDLSDHLQWIKFSGASWTHDHQGFFYSRYDEPNTKGQYEDVNYYQKLFYHRLGTPQSDDILIYDRPDQKEWGFSGGVSEDGTVLIISVWRGSDPKNLVFYKDLTHPDASVIELITEFEAQYGFIDKEGDLFWFQTDLDAPRGRAISLNIRTGDRQELIPEAPETLESIGLLNNQFVADYLKDARSQIKLFNLDGSFIREVELPGIGSAGGFNGKRHDTETFYSFTSFTTPPTIYHYDMVTGESTVYRHPQVDFNPDDYTTEQIFYTSKDGTQVPMFIIHKQGIQRDGNNPTYLYGYGGFNISLTPSFSVSQVVWMELGGIIAIPNLRGGGEYGEDWHQGGTKLNKQNVFDDFIAAAEWLIEHGYTKSQKLAIAGGSNGGLLVGACMTQRPDLFAAALPAVGVMDMLRFHKFTIGWAWCSDYGSPDNPDEFKALYAYSPLHNLKPGTAYPATLITTADHDDRVVPAHSFKFAAALQAAHTSKAPVLIRIETKAGHGAGKPTAKIIEEVADKWAFLVRTLEMDIPVK; encoded by the coding sequence ATGTCCTATTTCGACGGAACCCTCAGCTATCCCAAGACTCGTAAAGGCGATCTCGTGGATGACTACCACGGTATCCAGATTTCCGACCCCTATCGTTGGTTGGAAGACCCTGACGCTGAGGAAACCAGAGCTTGGGTAGAAGCGCAAAATACGGTTACTTTTGCCTATCTTAACGAAATTCCCCAGCGCGATCGCCTCAAACATCGTTTGACGGAACTTTGGGATTATGAAAAATACGGCATCCCCTTTAAAAAAGGCAGTCGGTATTTTTATTTTAAAAATGATGGACTCCAAAACCAAAGCGTTCTCTATGTCCTCAATCACCTCGATGATCAACCTCGGGTTTTGCTCGACCCCAATAAGCTCTCTGAAGATGGCACCATCGCCCTAGCAGGTATTGCCATTAGCGAAAATGCTCAATTCATGGCTTATGGTCTTTCTTCCTCCGGTTCCGATTGGCAAGAGTGGAAAGTTCGCGACATTGAAACCGGCGAAGATTTATCCGACCATCTCCAATGGATTAAATTCTCCGGTGCTTCTTGGACTCACGACCATCAAGGGTTTTTCTACAGTCGCTATGATGAACCGAACACCAAAGGTCAATATGAAGATGTTAACTATTATCAAAAACTCTTCTATCATCGCCTCGGCACTCCCCAATCCGATGATATTTTAATCTATGATCGTCCGGATCAAAAAGAGTGGGGATTTAGCGGGGGTGTTAGTGAAGATGGCACGGTTTTGATTATCTCCGTCTGGCGCGGTAGTGACCCAAAAAACTTGGTCTTTTACAAAGATTTAACCCATCCTGATGCTTCCGTTATTGAATTAATTACTGAATTTGAAGCGCAGTATGGGTTTATCGATAAAGAAGGGGATTTGTTTTGGTTTCAAACGGACTTGGATGCCCCCCGGGGTCGGGCAATTTCTCTGAATATCCGCACGGGCGATCGGCAAGAACTGATTCCTGAAGCGCCCGAAACCTTAGAAAGTATTGGCCTTTTAAATAATCAGTTTGTCGCCGATTATCTCAAAGATGCTCGCAGTCAAATTAAACTCTTTAACCTCGATGGTTCCTTCATCCGCGAAGTCGAATTACCGGGAATTGGTTCTGCCGGTGGATTTAACGGCAAACGCCACGATACCGAAACCTTTTATAGTTTCACCAGCTTTACCACGCCACCCACGATTTATCATTACGATATGGTAACGGGGGAGAGTACCGTGTATCGGCATCCCCAGGTAGACTTCAACCCCGATGACTATACAACCGAGCAAATCTTTTACACCAGTAAAGATGGCACTCAGGTTCCGATGTTCATCATCCATAAACAGGGAATCCAACGGGATGGGAATAATCCCACCTATTTGTATGGATATGGGGGATTTAATATTTCCCTGACCCCGAGTTTTTCCGTCTCCCAAGTCGTCTGGATGGAACTCGGTGGCATCATTGCCATTCCCAATCTGCGCGGTGGGGGAGAATATGGAGAGGATTGGCATCAAGGGGGGACGAAGTTAAATAAACAGAATGTGTTCGATGATTTTATTGCTGCTGCGGAGTGGTTAATTGAACATGGTTATACCAAATCCCAGAAATTGGCGATCGCCGGTGGCAGCAATGGCGGATTATTAGTCGGTGCCTGTATGACACAACGCCCGGACCTATTCGCTGCCGCCCTCCCTGCGGTTGGCGTCATGGATATGTTACGCTTCCACAAGTTTACCATCGGTTGGGCCTGGTGTTCCGATTACGGTTCCCCGGATAATCCCGATGAATTTAAAGCCTTGTATGCTTACTCTCCCTTACATAACCTCAAACCCGGGACCGCCTATCCAGCGACTCTGATTACCACAGCAGATCACGACGATCGCGTTGTTCCCGCACATAGTTTCAAGTTTGCTGCTGCCTTACAAGCAGCACATACCTCGAAGGCACCGGTCCTGATTCGCATTGAAACCAAAGCGGGACATGGTGCCGGAAAACCCACGGCTAAAATCATCGAGGAAGTGGCAGATAAATGGGCGTTTCTAGTCAGAACCCTTGAGATGGACATCCCCGTTAAGTAG
- a CDS encoding glycosyl hydrolase family 57: protein MVSIAPTSTDIPKLEEFAQGLPNICGWENAVRSVVQRNEPVFLPITNIRLEDISAAFAIALHMHQPTIPAGPNGEYIGHLQYMFEHTGEGDNHNAGPFSWCYSRMGEFIPELVANGCNPRVMLDYSGNLLWGLRQMGRHDVIDSLKRITCDPQYYLHVEWLGTMWSHAVVPSTPLPDLKLHIQAWQHYFASIFGWEALARVKGFSPPEMHLPNHPDTLFEFIKALKESGYRWIMVQEHSVETLEGHSLGYKHLPHRLIARNSQGETTSITALIKTQGSDTKLVAQMQPYYEAKTLSKQQMGSVTVPPIVTQIGDGENGGVMMNEFPDGFKRTTYEIAQNNGGKSGTVALNGTEYLELIEAAGCSPDDYPTCQAVQQHKIWQRLDPENVTPEKMAEAIAQLKQEDHQFHVDGSSWTNNLNWVQGYENVVGPMNSLSALFHQKIDPLLGDENLTQQPRYRQALLNNLLTQTSCFRYWGQGMWTDFARSIYERAIEQLNNDF, encoded by the coding sequence ATGGTTTCCATCGCTCCCACATCCACAGATATCCCAAAATTAGAAGAATTTGCCCAAGGATTACCCAATATTTGCGGGTGGGAAAACGCAGTTCGTTCCGTGGTTCAACGCAACGAACCTGTATTTTTGCCTATTACAAATATCCGATTAGAAGACATTAGTGCTGCATTTGCGATCGCCTTGCATATGCACCAACCCACCATCCCTGCCGGACCCAATGGTGAATATATTGGTCATTTGCAATATATGTTTGAACATACCGGCGAAGGCGATAATCACAATGCCGGACCCTTCTCCTGGTGCTACAGTCGTATGGGTGAATTCATCCCCGAACTCGTCGCCAACGGCTGTAATCCCCGAGTTATGTTAGATTACTCCGGCAATTTATTGTGGGGATTGCGACAAATGGGACGCCATGATGTCATCGATAGTCTCAAACGCATCACCTGCGACCCCCAATATTATCTCCATGTTGAATGGTTAGGAACCATGTGGAGTCATGCCGTGGTTCCCTCCACTCCCCTGCCGGATCTCAAACTACATATTCAAGCATGGCAACATTATTTTGCCTCAATTTTTGGCTGGGAAGCCCTCGCCCGAGTCAAAGGATTTTCCCCCCCAGAAATGCACCTCCCCAACCATCCTGATACCCTATTTGAGTTTATCAAAGCCCTCAAAGAAAGTGGCTATCGCTGGATTATGGTGCAAGAACATTCCGTCGAAACCTTAGAGGGTCACAGTCTCGGCTACAAACATCTTCCTCACCGCCTGATTGCCCGAAATTCCCAAGGGGAAACTACCAGTATCACCGCCTTAATTAAAACCCAAGGGTCAGATACTAAATTAGTGGCTCAAATGCAACCCTATTATGAAGCCAAAACCCTATCTAAACAGCAAATGGGTTCTGTCACCGTTCCGCCCATTGTTACCCAAATTGGCGATGGAGAAAACGGAGGCGTGATGATGAATGAATTCCCCGATGGATTCAAACGCACCACTTATGAAATTGCCCAAAATAATGGGGGGAAATCGGGAACCGTTGCTTTGAATGGGACCGAATATTTAGAACTAATTGAAGCCGCAGGTTGTTCCCCGGATGATTATCCTACCTGTCAAGCAGTGCAACAACATAAAATCTGGCAACGCCTTGATCCAGAGAATGTCACCCCGGAAAAAATGGCCGAGGCGATCGCGCAGTTAAAACAAGAAGACCATCAATTTCATGTAGATGGTTCCTCCTGGACGAATAACCTCAACTGGGTGCAAGGCTATGAAAATGTAGTCGGACCGATGAATTCACTCAGCGCCTTATTTCATCAAAAAATTGACCCGTTACTGGGAGATGAAAACCTCACCCAACAACCGCGTTATCGTCAAGCCTTACTGAACAATTTGTTAACCCAAACCAGTTGTTTCCGCTACTGGGGACAAGGAATGTGGACTGACTTTGCCAGGTCCATCTATGAACGGGCGATCGAGCAGTTAAACAACGACTTTTAA
- a CDS encoding alpha/beta fold hydrolase: MFPSFLPSDVEFLTESTSIALAQSIECQDVLTSLSDRPIPTSFVREGRGGPPILLLHGFDSSVLEFRRLLPLLATHHETWAMDLLGFGFTHRLPEIPITPAAIKTHLYEFWTQLIQQPMILVGVSMGGAAALDFTLSYPNAVQKLVLIDSAGFAKGPAMGKMMFPPLGYLATQFLRNPRIRQQISLKAYRDRALASEDASACARLHLQMPGWDQGTIAFTKSGGYNFLADKIEQVKKPTLILWGENDQILGTADADKFAEAIASSKLIWIPNCGHVPHLEQPQISADHILEWSKV, translated from the coding sequence ATGTTTCCGAGTTTTCTGCCGTCTGATGTTGAGTTTTTGACTGAATCCACTTCGATCGCCCTGGCACAAAGCATCGAATGTCAGGATGTCCTGACTTCCTTGAGCGATCGCCCGATTCCCACGAGTTTCGTTCGGGAAGGTCGGGGGGGACCGCCCATTTTGTTGCTACATGGTTTTGATAGTTCCGTGTTGGAGTTTCGCCGGTTGCTGCCTTTGTTGGCAACGCATCACGAAACTTGGGCGATGGATTTATTGGGATTTGGATTTACCCATCGTCTGCCGGAAATTCCGATTACACCTGCGGCGATTAAAACCCATTTATATGAGTTTTGGACCCAGTTAATTCAACAGCCGATGATTTTAGTTGGGGTATCGATGGGGGGTGCGGCAGCGCTTGATTTTACCCTGTCTTACCCCAATGCGGTGCAAAAATTGGTGTTAATTGATAGTGCCGGGTTTGCCAAGGGTCCGGCGATGGGGAAGATGATGTTTCCCCCCCTGGGGTATTTGGCGACCCAATTTTTAAGAAATCCTCGGATTCGCCAACAAATCAGTCTGAAAGCATACCGCGATCGCGCGTTAGCTTCCGAGGATGCCTCAGCTTGTGCGCGGCTACATTTGCAGATGCCAGGGTGGGATCAGGGGACGATCGCCTTTACCAAAAGCGGTGGCTACAACTTTTTAGCCGATAAAATTGAGCAGGTCAAGAAACCGACTCTGATTTTATGGGGAGAAAATGACCAAATTTTGGGCACAGCGGATGCTGACAAGTTCGCGGAAGCGATCGCCTCAAGTAAGCTAATCTGGATTCCCAACTGTGGTCACGTTCCCCATTTAGAACAACCTCAGATCAGTGCCGATCATATTCTGGAATGGTCTAAAGTCTGA